From one uncultured Paludibacter sp. genomic stretch:
- a CDS encoding conserved membrane hypothetical protein (Evidence 4 : Unknown function but conserved in other organisms), giving the protein MENIFERKPYTFDRVIRIIIAISVIVLVYLIIRRLSDVLLPFVIGFLLAYYXNPIVLFFQTKLKIRKRGLAIAXTLLLFLLILAGIGWIIVPQIIDETQKVSALISNYTENINLGSFLPPAWQTEINELIAKINIKDLLTNETFTNALKNIFPKLWDFINSSISFLLSLLVVIFVFIYMIFILIDYERLKSGMFLLVPSKYRKITTEVFTDVKNAVNQYFRGQGLVSLITGILLIIGFSIIGLPMAIVIGAMMGIMCMVPYLXGFGLIPCAILGILKAQETGQSLWIVWLSILIVFIIVQMIQDYFLVPKIMKEVTGLRPAMVLLSLSIWGSLMGIIGMIIALPLTVVIXAYYKRFILXEDKEIVTEEVKTDTEPKPVKEKKTKKRQS; this is encoded by the coding sequence ATGGAAAATATTTTTGAGAGAAAGCCATATACTTTCGATAGGGTGATAAGAATAATTATCGCAATCAGTGTTATTGTTCTTGTTTATTTGATTATCCGCCGTTTAAGCGACGTACTTCTTCCGTTTGTTATTGGTTTTTTGTTGGCATATTATNTAAATCCAATTGTTCTTTTTTTTCAGACTAAATTAAAAATTAGAAAAAGAGGATTAGCTATTGCGTGNACGCTGTTATTATTTCTTTTGATTCTTGCCGGAATTGGTTGGATTATTGTTCCGCAAATTATTGACGAAACACAAAAAGTAAGCGCTTTAATATCCAATTATACCGAAAATATTAATCTGGGGTCATTTCTTCCTCCCGCTTGGCAAACTGAAATCAATGAATTGATTGCTAAAATCAATATTAAGGATTTATTGACCAACGAAACTTTTACAAACGCATTGAAAAATATTTTCCCTAAACTATGGGATTTTATCAACAGTTCAATTAGCTTTCTGTTAAGTTTACTTGTGGTTATTTTTGTGTTTATTTATATGATTTTTATTCTGATAGATTACGAAAGATTAAAATCCGGAATGTTTTTACTGGTTCCTTCCAAATACAGAAAAATCACAACTGAAGTTTTCACCGATGTAAAAAATGCCGTTAATCAATATTTCAGAGGACAAGGATTGGTTTCATTAATTACCGGAATACTTTTGATAATCGGTTTCAGTATTATCGGGCTTCCTATGGCAATTGTTATAGGTGCGATGATGGGAATAATGTGTATGGTGCCTTATTTACANGGGTTTGGACTTATTCCGTGTGCAATACTGGGAATATTAAAAGCGCAGGAAACAGGACAAAGTTTATGGATAGTATGGTTGAGTATTTTAATCGTGTTTATTATTGTGCAAATGATACAAGATTATTTTCTCGTACCTAAAATTATGAAGGAAGTNACGGGGTTGCGTCCGGCAATGGTATTACTCTCACTTTCTATCTGGGGTTCGTTGATGGGAATTATTGGGATGATTATTGCACTGCCGCTTACAGTAGTTATTTTNGCTTATTATAAACGGTTTATTCTTNNTGAAGATAAAGAAATAGTAACCGAAGAAGTAAAAACCGATACCGAACCAAAACCGGTGAAGGAAAAGAAAACAAAAAAGCGTCAGAGTTGA
- a CDS encoding conserved exported hypothetical protein (Evidence 4 : Unknown function but conserved in other organisms): MKKYILFLGAVTLLFVSCNFKNNREAERLRAQNDSLVQAQAKMEAEVNDYFSAMNEIQENIDKIKNVQNTISVEPLSENTPEDVRKKVTEDMAYLNEMIKTNREELNNLRAKLKRSSFKLADVEKTLAQLTKSLEAESAKVAMLQAQIQQKDSLINTLNTTVSDLGKNVEDLSAKNVEQETKITKQDEALNTAWYAIGSKKELKDNKIITSTGLFSAQKVLQADFNKNYFVKIDARNTKQIPLYSTSKVKILTSHPKSSYTLEKENENYVVFITDPASFWSISKYLVVEVD, translated from the coding sequence ATGAAAAAATATATTTTATTTTTAGGCGCTGTTACACTGCTGTTTGTTTCTTGCAATTTTAAAAACAACAGAGAGGCGGAACGTTTGAGAGCTCAAAATGATTCTTTGGTGCAAGCTCAGGCAAAAATGGAAGCTGAAGTGAACGATTATTTTTCTGCAATGAACGAAATTCAGGAAAATATCGATAAAATAAAGAATGTTCAAAATACCATTTCAGTAGAGCCGTTAAGTGAAAATACGCCGGAAGATGTTCGGAAAAAAGTGACGGAAGATATGGCGTATTTGAACGAAATGATTAAAACAAACCGTGAGGAATTAAATAATCTTCGGGCAAAACTAAAACGCAGCTCATTTAAGTTGGCAGATGTGGAAAAAACGTTGGCTCAACTTACAAAATCGTTGGAAGCGGAATCGGCTAAAGTTGCAATGTTGCAGGCGCAAATTCAACAAAAAGATTCGTTGATTAATACGCTGAATACAACCGTAAGCGATTTAGGAAAAAATGTAGAAGATTTATCGGCAAAAAATGTCGAACAGGAAACCAAAATTACAAAGCAGGATGAAGCATTGAACACGGCTTGGTATGCAATTGGTTCCAAAAAAGAATTGAAAGATAATAAAATAATTACTTCTACCGGGCTTTTTAGCGCACAGAAAGTATTGCAAGCCGATTTCAATAAAAATTACTTTGTGAAAATCGATGCTCGGAATACAAAACAAATACCTTTATATTCCACATCGAAAGTGAAAATTTTGACAAGTCATCCAAAATCAAGTTATACGCTTGAAAAAGAGAATGAAAACTACGTGGTATTTATCACCGACCCTGCCTCTTTTTGGAGTATCAGTAAATACTTGGTAGTGGAAGTGGATTAA
- a CDS encoding conserved hypothetical protein (Evidence 4 : Unknown function but conserved in other organisms): protein MKKYKFLFIDLDDTLWDFHANAKSSLNDVFIQQKLYERFQDFEAFYEIYSKRNIELWTQYGQGLITKEFLSMERFLYPLKKVGIDDAELAKKMNTLFLDTLATKTELIPNAKELLEFASQKQIPVTLISNGFVEVQYRKLRNANIENYFSHVVLSEQAGALKPNPEIFNYALKLNQAERDEALMVGDSFEADIVGALMSGIDAAYYNPKNRPVAFEESMDGFIQIKDLKEVMTMF from the coding sequence ATGAAAAAATACAAATTCCTTTTTATCGATTTGGACGATACGCTTTGGGATTTTCATGCCAATGCAAAATCTTCATTGAATGATGTTTTTATACAGCAGAAACTGTACGAACGTTTTCAAGATTTTGAAGCATTTTATGAAATCTATTCCAAACGAAACATTGAACTTTGGACACAATACGGACAAGGATTAATAACAAAGGAGTTTTTATCGATGGAGCGTTTTCTTTACCCGTTGAAAAAAGTAGGAATTGACGATGCCGAATTGGCTAAAAAAATGAACACTTTGTTCTTGGATACGCTCGCGACGAAAACTGAACTTATACCCAATGCAAAGGAACTGTTGGAATTCGCTTCTCAAAAACAAATTCCCGTCACGCTTATTTCCAACGGATTTGTAGAAGTTCAATACCGCAAACTTCGCAATGCAAACATTGAAAATTACTTCTCACACGTAGTTTTATCGGAACAAGCCGGAGCATTAAAACCCAACCCTGAAATTTTTAATTATGCCCTCAAACTCAATCAAGCAGAAAGAGACGAAGCGCTTATGGTGGGAGACAGTTTTGAGGCAGACATTGTGGGAGCGTTGATGAGCGGAATAGATGCCGCGTATTACAATCCTAAAAATCGCCCGGTGGCATTTGAAGAATCTATGGATGGCTTTATTCAAATAAAAGATTTGAAGGAAGTTATGACCATGTTTTAA
- the tdk gene encoding Thymidine kinase, with the protein MIYSEKNNPNQLRRGSLEVICGSMFSGKTEELIRRLKRANFAKQRVEIFKPKIDTRYSEDDVVSHDKTSIRSTPVESSGSILLMCSEVDVVGIDEAQFFDEGIVDVCTTLADQGIRVIVAGLDMDFRGTPFGPMPALMAVAEDVYKTHAICVRCGALAYVSHRLVQEEKQVLLGEMNEYEPICRDCFNKATDKKFKK; encoded by the coding sequence ATGATTTACTCTGAAAAAAACAACCCAAATCAACTCCGCCGCGGAAGTTTAGAAGTAATTTGCGGCTCTATGTTTTCCGGTAAAACCGAAGAACTTATCCGCCGATTGAAACGCGCTAATTTTGCCAAGCAACGCGTAGAAATCTTCAAACCGAAAATTGATACACGTTACTCCGAAGATGATGTGGTTTCGCACGACAAAACTTCCATTCGTTCCACGCCGGTAGAATCATCGGGAAGTATTTTACTTATGTGCAGCGAAGTAGATGTGGTTGGAATTGACGAGGCACAGTTTTTCGACGAAGGAATTGTAGATGTTTGCACCACGTTAGCAGATCAAGGCATCCGTGTAATTGTGGCAGGGTTGGATATGGATTTCAGAGGAACGCCGTTTGGACCTATGCCGGCATTGATGGCAGTAGCGGAAGACGTATATAAAACTCACGCTATATGTGTGCGTTGCGGTGCGCTTGCGTATGTTTCACATCGTTTGGTTCAGGAAGAAAAACAAGTTCTNCTNGGCGAAATGAATGAATATGAACCTATTTGCCGCGATTGTTTTAATAAAGCGACAGATAAGAAGTTTAAAAAATAA
- a CDS encoding hypothetical protein (Evidence 5 : Unknown function), producing MNKEFLVALLEKDIRELELLTEGFEDLDVFPKPILQLARQKAENIIKNLKELENISTKNDIKITDKEKVIAPAVEDEALNSDIEFLVNEEKKAEEKIEIPEVPEAEEIVKDEPVDFVEDLKEYGLQEKIISETMDKKQIEEKIVENEIEAIQESVLKDEKHEEVQPLQEKKEEPVIIKLEVEEPESNFGSVNDNIKIDDIRTAINIGDRFRFQRELFGGNGEVMNKTLAYLNQLAKYEEAVSFLNNKFGWDKDNQHAEDFLQIVRRRFL from the coding sequence ATGAACAAAGAATTTTTGGTTGCTTTACTCGAAAAAGATATTCGTGAGTTGGAACTTCTTACCGAAGGATTTGAAGATTTGGACGTTTTTCCGAAGCCAATTTTGCAACTTGCCCGGCAAAAAGCGGAAAATATCATCAAAAATTTAAAAGAGTTGGAAAATATCTCCACGAAAAACGACATAAAAATAACAGATAAAGAAAAAGTTATAGCTCCTGCAGTTGAAGATGAAGCATTAAATTCCGATATTGAATTTCTCGTGAATGAAGAGAAGAAGGCGGAAGAAAAAATAGAAATTCCGGAAGTTCCTGAAGCGGAAGAGATTGTGAAAGATGAACCGGTTGATTTTGTGGAAGATTTAAAGGAATATGGTCTTCAGGAAAAAATAATTTCGGAAACTATGGATAAAAAACAGATAGAAGAAAAGATTGTAGAAAACGAAATAGAAGCTATCCAAGAGTCGGTTTTGAAAGATGAAAAACATGAAGAAGTTCAACCGCTTCAAGAAAAAAAAGAAGAACCTGTTATTATAAAATTGGAAGTAGAAGAACCGGAGAGTAATTTTGGTTCTGTAAACGATAATATTAAAATTGATGATATTCGCACGGCAATCAATATTGGCGACCGTTTTCGTTTTCAGCGCGAACTTTTTGGCGGAAACGGTGAAGTAATGAATAAAACCCTTGCCTATCTCAATCAACTTGCCAAATACGAAGAAGCCGTTTCGTTTCTGAACAATAAATTTGGTTGGGATAAAGACAATCAGCACGCCGAAGATTTTCTACAGATTGTAAGAAGACGCTTTTTGTAA
- the rsmI gene encoding Ribosomal RNA small subunit methyltransferase I produces the protein MKLYVVPTPIGNLEDMTFRAVNVLKSVDLILAEDTRTSGFLLKHFDIKTPMHSHHKFNEHKTVQQVVERIKNGQKVALISDAGTPAISDPGFLLVRACVENEVEVECLPGATAFVPALVASGLPNDRFCFEGFLPQKKGRQTKLNALKTEERTMIFYESPFRILKTLTQFAETFGNERKASVSREISKVYEETVRGTLTELATHFTKNQPKGEFVIIVAGFEE, from the coding sequence ATGAAACTATACGTTGTTCCCACACCCATTGGAAATCTGGAAGATATGACTTTCAGAGCGGTAAATGTATTGAAATCGGTGGATTTGATTTTAGCGGAAGACACGCGTACCAGCGGTTTTTTATTGAAACATTTCGATATAAAAACTCCGATGCATTCACATCATAAATTCAACGAACACAAAACCGTGCAACAAGTGGTGGAACGTATCAAAAACGGACAAAAAGTAGCGCTGATTTCCGATGCGGGAACGCCCGCTATTTCCGATCCGGGATTTTTGCTTGTGCGTGCGTGCGTGGAAAACGAAGTTGAAGTGGAATGTCTTCCGGGTGCAACAGCTTTTGTACCTGCGTTGGTTGCTTCCGGATTACCCAACGACAGATTTTGTTTTGAAGGTTTTCTGCCCCAGAAAAAAGGACGTCAAACCAAACTCAATGCATTAAAAACGGAAGAAAGAACTATGATTTTCTACGAATCGCCGTTCCGGATTTTGAAAACGCTCACACAATTTGCCGAAACATTCGGAAACGAACGAAAAGCATCTGTATCGCGCGAAATATCAAAAGTTTACGAAGAAACCGTTCGGGGAACATTAACCGAACTTGCAACACATTTTACAAAAAATCAACCNAAAGGAGAATTTGTAATTATTGTTGCAGGATTTGAAGAATAA